A genomic stretch from Falco biarmicus isolate bFalBia1 chromosome 17, bFalBia1.pri, whole genome shotgun sequence includes:
- the LOC130160356 gene encoding feather beta keratin-like yields the protein MASDRGSERRQREEREAHGTSLKRGVCGCLLTRHFALEVSLLENYCPRAVTVRLGRCRSSIKAGPSPHSLIHFSCLRLLVNKVHLQPQAMSCYSPCMPCRPCGPTPLANSCNEPCVRQCQDSNVFIQPSAVVVTLPGPILSSFPQNTAVGSSTSAAVGSILSSEGVPINSGGFSLSGLGSGICGRRCFPC from the exons ATGGCTAGTGACCGTGGGAGCGAGcggaggcagagggaagagagagaagcacACGGCACGTCCTTAAAACGAGGAGTCTGCGGGTGCTTGCTGACAC GACATTTTGCTTTGGAGGTGAGCCTGCTGGAAAATTACTGCCCGCGTGCAGTGACTGTGCGCCTGGGGCGGTGCAGAAGCAGTATAAAAGCAGGCCCTTCTCCTCACTCCCTCATCCACTTCTCTTGCCTCCGTCTCCTTGTGAACAAG gtgcacctccagccccaagcCATGTCCTGCTACAGCCCGTGCATGCCCTGCCGGCCCTGCGGCCCGACCCCGCTGGCcaacagctgcaacgagccctgtgtcaggcagtgccaggactCCAATGTCTTCATCCAGCCCTCCGCCGTGGTGGtgaccctgcccggccccatcctcagctccttcccgcagAACACCGCCGTGGGCTCCTCCACCTCCGCTGCCgttggcagcatcctcagctctgaGGGAGTGCCCATCAACTCCGGGGGCTTCAGCCTCTCTGGCTTGGGCAGCGGCATTTGCGGCAGGAGGTGCTTCCCCTGCTAA